In Oceanobacillus sp. FSL K6-2867, one DNA window encodes the following:
- a CDS encoding FAD-dependent oxidoreductase has product MDQKKIVIIGAGVVGCSTAYYLNKMGQQDITVIEQGPLFETGGSTSHAPGLVAQLNSSKLLTELASQTVEAFTKLSDKEQPSYYPVGSLELANTQERLDELKRKAGLGKSWGMEAQILSPEESKEKCSFINPDAILGSLHVPTDGIAKPLRAINIMTDFSKSCGTNFHGNTEVTGINVVDGQVKAVETSIGNFEADLVICCAGFWGPRIGEMVGHTIPLQPIAHQYIFSNDLLELAGESEEVTAPIIRDSDNAMYYRQLFNSVGIGSYQHETLPVEVDEIARFGETKEMPSIKPFTPEHFYGKPWQDAQNLVPGLKQAGVKRGINGIFSFTPDGMPILGESEKVRGFWTAEAVWVTHSAGVGKQMAEWIVNGAPTLDLELCDMNRFESYALSPAYYKKRSLETYEKVYAIHHPFMPPETSRNMRVSPYYARQTTLGAYFNEKSGWEQAQWYDANQSLVADYEDTILQRHGWAAQYWSPIVEAEQLHARQYAGLFDVTSTKNRLEISGEGAIDFLQSLTTSNIDVPVGQVISTLMLHELAGVKDEIKIIRTGNSKFFVLCTGAVEANWIKKHLSATDHVFIQDVTAGTCGLSVVGAKSVEIMKSVDPHTFNRINWEIGQAKEVFVKNVPVLALYDSYAGIEGWEFFTTLDLGLQLWDVIMESGSPNKLIAAGDRALEGLRLESHSLRYGADYWSEHDPYEVGIEQLVDLNKSYFIGKESLLNRKKRGPKLVLKKLVLDNPSIVMTGHEPVLHESKAVGFVTSAGYDYSKGRGILYAFLNPDINDKTQLSIEYFGQPYTASVINKSSVLTK; this is encoded by the coding sequence ATGGATCAAAAAAAGATTGTGATCATAGGTGCCGGTGTCGTTGGATGCAGTACTGCATATTACTTAAACAAAATGGGGCAACAAGATATAACAGTCATTGAACAAGGGCCACTATTCGAAACAGGAGGATCAACCTCTCACGCTCCTGGTCTTGTGGCACAGCTTAATTCTTCAAAATTGCTTACGGAGTTAGCTTCACAAACAGTTGAGGCCTTTACAAAATTAAGTGACAAAGAACAGCCTTCTTATTATCCAGTGGGCAGTTTAGAGCTGGCTAATACACAAGAACGTCTGGATGAATTAAAACGAAAGGCAGGATTAGGGAAATCATGGGGAATGGAAGCTCAAATTCTTTCACCAGAGGAATCTAAGGAGAAGTGTTCCTTCATAAATCCAGATGCTATTTTAGGCTCACTGCATGTACCAACAGATGGAATTGCTAAGCCTCTGAGAGCCATAAACATAATGACTGATTTTTCTAAATCCTGCGGCACCAACTTTCATGGTAACACTGAGGTAACTGGGATTAATGTGGTAGATGGTCAGGTCAAAGCAGTAGAGACAAGCATTGGAAATTTTGAAGCAGACTTGGTAATTTGCTGTGCTGGGTTTTGGGGACCACGAATTGGAGAAATGGTAGGACATACTATCCCACTTCAGCCTATTGCACATCAGTATATATTTTCAAATGATTTACTTGAATTAGCTGGAGAATCTGAGGAAGTAACCGCTCCAATTATCAGAGATTCAGATAATGCAATGTATTACCGTCAATTGTTTAACAGTGTAGGTATTGGTTCTTATCAGCATGAAACATTGCCTGTTGAGGTAGATGAGATTGCGAGATTTGGAGAAACGAAGGAAATGCCATCTATTAAGCCATTTACACCCGAGCATTTTTATGGTAAGCCATGGCAAGATGCGCAAAACCTAGTGCCTGGACTAAAACAAGCTGGAGTAAAAAGAGGAATAAACGGAATCTTCTCGTTTACACCAGATGGAATGCCTATATTAGGGGAGTCAGAAAAAGTACGCGGGTTTTGGACAGCAGAAGCGGTTTGGGTAACACACTCTGCGGGGGTCGGTAAACAAATGGCTGAGTGGATTGTAAATGGTGCACCAACCCTTGATCTGGAGCTGTGTGATATGAATCGTTTTGAGTCATATGCTTTAAGCCCTGCTTATTATAAAAAACGCTCATTGGAAACTTATGAAAAGGTTTACGCCATTCATCACCCATTTATGCCGCCAGAAACATCACGTAATATGCGTGTAAGTCCATACTACGCGCGCCAAACTACCTTAGGTGCTTATTTTAACGAAAAGTCAGGCTGGGAACAAGCACAATGGTATGATGCAAATCAATCATTAGTTGCAGACTATGAAGATACCATCCTGCAACGCCATGGCTGGGCAGCTCAATATTGGTCCCCAATAGTTGAGGCGGAACAATTGCATGCACGTCAATATGCGGGATTATTTGATGTGACATCAACGAAAAATCGTTTAGAGATTAGTGGTGAAGGTGCAATTGACTTTTTACAATCTCTAACAACCAGCAATATTGATGTTCCAGTAGGACAAGTAATCAGCACTTTAATGCTGCACGAGCTAGCGGGTGTTAAAGATGAGATAAAAATAATTCGTACTGGAAACTCAAAATTCTTTGTTCTATGTACAGGTGCAGTCGAGGCAAACTGGATAAAGAAACATTTATCAGCAACAGATCATGTGTTTATTCAGGATGTAACAGCAGGAACCTGTGGTCTTAGTGTGGTTGGTGCTAAGTCGGTTGAAATTATGAAATCGGTTGACCCTCATACATTCAATAGAATCAATTGGGAAATAGGCCAAGCTAAAGAGGTTTTTGTCAAAAATGTTCCTGTTCTCGCCCTATACGATTCTTATGCTGGAATTGAGGGCTGGGAGTTTTTCACTACATTAGACCTAGGGTTACAGTTATGGGATGTTATCATGGAATCCGGCAGTCCAAATAAGTTAATTGCTGCAGGAGACCGTGCTTTGGAAGGTCTTCGACTAGAATCTCATTCTTTAAGATATGGTGCGGATTACTGGAGTGAGCATGACCCTTATGAGGTAGGTATTGAACAATTAGTAGATCTGAATAAATCATATTTTATTGGTAAGGAATCTCTTCTTAATCGTAAAAAAAGGGGACCAAAACTGGTGTTAAAAAAGTTAGTTCTGGATAATCCGTCGATCGTTATGACGGGGCATGAGCCGGTATTGCATGAAAGTAAAGCAGTTGGGTTTGTAACCAGCGCAGGTTATGACTACAGTAAAGGAAGAGGAATATTATATGCATTTTTAAATCCGGATATAAATGATAAAACGCAATTAAGTATTGAATACTTTGGCCAGCCATACACAGCCAGTGTAATTAATAAATCCAGTGTATTAACAAAATAA
- a CDS encoding helix-turn-helix domain-containing protein, with amino-acid sequence MGKLSNRKFSRGKELTISIISGKWKMLIMWYLDKEGTKRFGELKNLIPEITPRMLASQLRELEEDLIVYREVHPVSPPKVEYSLTEIGESLMPIVDSMYEWSEKHMGNFMERLEGSKSSK; translated from the coding sequence ATGGGGAAGCTAAGTAATAGGAAATTTAGTCGGGGCAAAGAATTGACTATCTCTATCATTAGCGGCAAATGGAAAATGCTTATCATGTGGTATCTTGATAAAGAAGGTACCAAAAGGTTTGGCGAACTTAAAAACCTGATCCCTGAAATAACGCCAAGAATGCTCGCTAGTCAATTGAGAGAGCTTGAAGAAGACCTTATCGTCTATCGTGAAGTCCATCCTGTTTCTCCCCCAAAAGTAGAATATTCACTAACCGAAATTGGGGAAAGCCTCATGCCAATCGTTGACTCAATGTATGAATGGAGTGAAAAGCATATGGGGAATTTTATGGAAAGGCTGGAAGGATCAAAATCCTCTAAGTAA
- a CDS encoding aromatic ring-hydroxylating dioxygenase subunit alpha, which produces MAANQNVLKNKGELQPTLKGELYTSPDVFELEKKNIFSESWLFVGYEYDVAEHGQYITTRINDENVLIIRGKDNVLRAFLNVCRHRGATLCSEASGTTKALRCPYHSWTYGLNGSLAGVPNANECREQLINNDDYGLEKVNLEVWNGLIWINFSENPEPAEPLLNQQIMERLGNLETFGRYQIPDLRVAHSKTYDVKANWKIIVENFQECYHCSSIHPELTEALPEFRSGVGTQNTVGAGASFKDGVEYFSISGKGSRPMLKGLLPEDDRLYYGMTIVPHVFINLTPDHVITHRIYPVSADRSIVICDWLFDPEEMAKSDFDPMDAVELFHRVNEQDFAACRWCHENMNSKAFKNGGVLVPLENHVTKFYNFVLDSIGMSSS; this is translated from the coding sequence ATGGCTGCGAATCAAAATGTTTTAAAGAATAAAGGGGAGCTGCAACCTACGTTAAAAGGAGAATTATATACGTCCCCGGATGTTTTTGAATTGGAAAAAAAGAATATTTTCTCAGAATCATGGCTTTTTGTTGGGTATGAATATGACGTTGCAGAGCATGGACAGTACATCACAACCAGAATCAATGATGAAAATGTCCTGATTATTAGGGGGAAAGACAATGTGCTGCGTGCATTTTTAAATGTTTGCCGACACCGCGGCGCAACGCTTTGCAGTGAAGCATCTGGTACAACGAAGGCCTTGCGTTGTCCATATCATTCCTGGACTTATGGACTAAATGGCTCCTTGGCTGGGGTGCCAAATGCAAATGAATGCCGTGAACAATTAATTAACAATGATGACTATGGTTTAGAAAAGGTTAATCTCGAGGTATGGAATGGACTGATTTGGATAAACTTCTCAGAAAATCCAGAACCAGCAGAACCATTGCTGAATCAACAAATAATGGAGAGATTAGGTAACCTCGAAACATTTGGCAGATATCAAATTCCTGATCTAAGGGTTGCCCATTCTAAAACGTATGATGTAAAGGCAAACTGGAAGATTATTGTGGAAAATTTTCAGGAATGTTACCATTGTTCCTCCATTCACCCTGAATTAACAGAAGCTTTACCTGAATTTCGTTCAGGGGTTGGTACACAAAATACAGTCGGGGCAGGGGCCTCTTTTAAAGATGGGGTAGAGTATTTCTCAATAAGCGGCAAAGGCAGCAGGCCAATGCTAAAAGGCTTGCTTCCGGAGGATGACCGTTTATACTATGGCATGACAATTGTCCCGCATGTATTCATTAATTTAACGCCAGATCATGTGATCACACATCGAATTTATCCAGTAAGTGCAGATAGATCTATTGTTATTTGCGATTGGCTGTTCGACCCAGAAGAAATGGCAAAATCCGACTTTGATCCAATGGATGCAGTTGAACTATTCCATCGTGTAAATGAACAGGATTTCGCTGCTTGCAGGTGGTGTCACGAAAATATGAACTCAAAGGCATTTAAAAATGGAGGAGTTTTAGTTCCTCTAGAAAATCACGTTACCAAATTTTATAATTTCGTACTGGATTCAATTGGCATGTCATCTTCATAA
- a CDS encoding ferredoxin family protein: protein MAYVITSPCQNEKAGECIEVCPVDCIEEGEAMFYIDPNICIDCGACQTVCPAEAIYMEDEVPEEENEYIQLNRKFFEKVDI, encoded by the coding sequence TTGGCTTATGTAATTACGTCACCTTGCCAAAATGAAAAAGCAGGAGAATGCATAGAAGTTTGCCCGGTCGATTGTATAGAAGAGGGAGAAGCTATGTTTTATATCGATCCGAATATATGTATTGATTGCGGTGCCTGTCAAACAGTATGTCCAGCAGAGGCAATATATATGGAGGATGAAGTTCCAGAGGAAGAAAATGAATACATTCAATTGAATCGAAAATTCTTTGAAAAGGTAGATATATAA
- a CDS encoding NAD(P)/FAD-dependent oxidoreductase — translation MKGDTEIYDITILGGGPVGLFTAFYGGLRQASVKIIESLPQLGGQLSTLYPEKYIYDIAGFPKVRAQELVDNLAEQAKMFEPTIALDQEIVKLERLEDQTFKLTSNKEVHYTKTIIITAGNGAFQPRRLNVGKCDQFEGENLHYYVNDMNRFKDQHVMLFGGGDSAVDWALMLEPIAKKVTLVHRRDTFRAHEHSVQLLMSSSVEILTPYVPTKIIGEKKAEKVLLQEVKGEKEMELEIDSLLCNYGFVSTLGPIKNWGLQIEKNSIVVNTKMETNIPGIYAAGDITTYPGKVKLIAVGFGEGPTAINNAKAYIDPRVRVQPLHSTSLFA, via the coding sequence TTGAAGGGAGACACAGAAATATATGATATAACAATCCTAGGTGGCGGTCCGGTAGGTTTGTTTACTGCTTTCTATGGCGGATTGCGCCAAGCTAGTGTAAAAATAATCGAAAGCCTGCCACAACTTGGTGGGCAGCTTTCCACATTGTATCCTGAAAAATATATATATGATATTGCAGGCTTTCCAAAAGTACGTGCTCAAGAATTAGTGGACAATTTGGCAGAGCAAGCAAAAATGTTCGAGCCAACAATTGCTTTAGATCAAGAAATTGTCAAACTTGAACGGCTGGAAGACCAAACCTTTAAGTTAACTTCTAATAAAGAAGTTCATTATACAAAAACCATTATTATTACAGCTGGAAATGGAGCGTTTCAACCGCGTCGATTAAACGTTGGAAAATGCGATCAATTTGAAGGTGAGAACTTGCATTATTATGTAAACGATATGAATCGATTTAAAGATCAGCATGTAATGTTGTTTGGTGGTGGAGATTCAGCGGTTGACTGGGCACTTATGCTTGAGCCAATTGCAAAAAAAGTTACTCTTGTCCATCGCCGTGACACATTTAGAGCGCATGAGCACAGTGTCCAATTATTAATGTCTTCCAGTGTTGAAATTTTAACACCATATGTCCCAACAAAAATAATTGGAGAAAAGAAAGCAGAAAAAGTATTATTGCAAGAAGTTAAAGGTGAAAAGGAAATGGAATTAGAAATTGATTCATTATTATGTAACTATGGTTTCGTATCTACACTAGGTCCAATCAAAAATTGGGGATTGCAAATTGAAAAAAACAGCATTGTTGTTAATACAAAAATGGAAACAAATATACCTGGCATCTATGCAGCAGGTGATATTACCACCTATCCAGGTAAAGTAAAATTAATCGCAGTTGGATTCGGTGAAGGCCCAACCGCAATTAATAACGCAAAAGCATATATAGATCCGAGGGTCCGCGTCCAACCACTTCATAGTACAAGCTTATTTGCTTAA
- a CDS encoding BCCT family transporter produces MRKVTSVFTVSVIIAVLFVIWGGFAPESLAFITNVIQGFLQTQFGWFYLISTSLFLILAIYLIFSRYGDIKLGKDDEEPEYNIISWFAMLFSAGMGIGLVFWGVAEPVSHYINPPIGEGGTDTSASLALQYSTFHWGLHPWGVFTIIALALAYFKFRKDAPGTISATFYPILGDKVKGPIGKTIDITAVFATIFGVATSLGLGAIQINGGISQLNSNIPNTFAVQFIIIAVVTLLFVASAASGINRGIQYLSNTNIIIAVLLMTFLLFAGPTNFLLNLFTTTLGSYVQNLPEMSLRLSPFNNDGSSWIQGWTIFYWGWWIAWAPFVGTFIARVSRGRTIREFIIGVLAVPTIFSALWISILGGSGIYLEEFKNIGLSQVIEQNGYEVALFSMLSHFPWSTFLSVIAIILIGTFFITSADSATFVLAMQTTNGMLNPPNTIKITWGVIQSAIAAILLWSGGLEALQMASIIAAFPFIFIIIFMAISLTKSLKEEHKSTKVKKIQKRKNKVI; encoded by the coding sequence ATGAGAAAGGTTACAAGTGTTTTTACAGTTTCGGTTATAATTGCTGTTCTATTTGTTATATGGGGAGGCTTTGCACCTGAAAGCCTCGCATTCATAACAAACGTAATACAAGGATTTCTTCAAACTCAATTTGGGTGGTTTTACCTTATTTCAACGAGCCTCTTTCTGATTCTTGCGATCTATCTAATATTTTCCCGGTATGGTGATATCAAGCTTGGTAAAGACGATGAAGAACCGGAGTATAATATAATCAGCTGGTTTGCTATGTTATTTAGTGCAGGAATGGGGATTGGACTTGTTTTCTGGGGAGTAGCCGAACCTGTCTCACATTATATAAATCCTCCAATCGGAGAGGGAGGAACCGATACTTCGGCCAGTCTTGCACTCCAGTATTCAACGTTTCATTGGGGATTGCATCCCTGGGGAGTTTTTACTATCATCGCTTTAGCACTAGCATATTTTAAATTCCGAAAAGATGCTCCAGGAACGATCAGTGCTACTTTCTATCCTATATTAGGAGATAAAGTAAAAGGCCCCATAGGAAAAACAATTGATATAACCGCTGTCTTTGCAACAATTTTTGGTGTGGCTACTTCTTTAGGGCTTGGCGCTATTCAAATTAACGGTGGCATATCCCAATTAAACAGCAACATTCCCAATACTTTCGCAGTTCAATTTATCATAATTGCAGTTGTCACCTTATTATTTGTAGCTTCGGCTGCTTCGGGCATTAACCGTGGTATTCAATATTTGAGTAACACCAATATTATAATAGCAGTCTTATTAATGACTTTTCTGCTCTTTGCAGGCCCAACTAATTTTTTACTTAACCTTTTCACCACTACATTAGGTTCTTATGTCCAAAACCTTCCAGAAATGAGTTTGAGATTGTCGCCATTTAATAATGATGGCAGCTCTTGGATCCAAGGATGGACCATTTTTTATTGGGGATGGTGGATTGCATGGGCGCCTTTTGTGGGAACATTTATTGCTCGTGTGTCCCGAGGAAGAACCATACGTGAATTTATTATCGGTGTACTAGCTGTTCCAACTATTTTTTCTGCATTATGGATATCAATCCTAGGCGGCTCAGGTATTTATTTAGAAGAGTTTAAGAATATTGGTTTAAGCCAAGTTATAGAACAAAATGGCTATGAAGTTGCATTGTTTTCCATGTTATCACACTTTCCATGGAGTACATTTCTGTCAGTCATCGCAATTATTTTAATTGGAACATTTTTTATCACATCAGCTGATTCAGCAACCTTTGTACTTGCGATGCAAACAACCAATGGAATGTTAAACCCTCCAAATACAATTAAAATTACTTGGGGAGTCATTCAATCAGCTATTGCTGCCATTTTATTATGGTCAGGCGGGTTAGAAGCGCTGCAAATGGCATCCATTATTGCTGCTTTCCCGTTCATATTTATTATTATTTTCATGGCAATATCACTAACGAAATCACTAAAAGAAGAACATAAAAGTACAAAGGTGAAAAAAATACAAAAAAGAAAGAATAAGGTTATCTAA
- a CDS encoding RbsD/FucU family protein has product MLITDCIHPKILEVLASCGHGDKILIADGNYPLNSCTNDNTTKVFLGLKPNLPTATDVLNTLNSTVNFEKAEVMDPEKGEEPGIFKEFHDILNVDELQKLNRYEFYEAAQAKNIILGINTGEIRTFANILLTVGVR; this is encoded by the coding sequence TTGTTAATTACAGATTGCATCCATCCTAAAATATTGGAAGTTTTGGCTTCTTGTGGACATGGAGATAAAATCCTAATAGCAGATGGAAATTATCCACTGAATTCTTGTACAAACGACAATACAACAAAAGTCTTTCTTGGTTTAAAACCAAATTTACCAACAGCAACGGATGTACTAAATACTTTAAATAGTACGGTAAATTTCGAGAAGGCAGAAGTAATGGATCCAGAAAAAGGTGAAGAACCTGGGATATTTAAAGAGTTTCATGATATACTGAATGTTGATGAATTGCAGAAGTTGAATCGTTACGAGTTTTATGAAGCAGCTCAGGCAAAGAATATAATTCTTGGAATTAACACAGGAGAAATTCGTACTTTTGCAAACATTCTTCTTACTGTAGGAGTAAGATAG
- a CDS encoding LacI family DNA-binding transcriptional regulator: MESKNVTMKDIAKYTGVSTATVSRVLNDNYPVNIETKKKVLNAIEELNYEPNLVAKSLRSNKSNLVAIIVADIKNSYYVSIAKEIDNHLFKEGYSLITCSTDESVEKEEEIIRLLLSQQIDAIAISPSDSEKTNLNELIEKNVPIVLVDRKVSNVPISYVGTNNFKEAYNLTEYLIKKGHRNIGIITGKLNTSTGKERLEGFKRAMNDHGITTEKKWILNGDFEEKQAYEIFTHFLENNNELPTALFSCNNLMTKGAMFAFKEHSIKIPEDISLVSFGEMENHEFFDTQITCIEQDTSYIGEKVAEILLSQLINKQESKNVIVDSILIEGNSVREI; encoded by the coding sequence GTGGAGTCTAAAAATGTCACAATGAAAGATATTGCTAAATATACTGGGGTTTCAACTGCAACTGTTTCCAGGGTACTGAATGATAACTATCCTGTAAACATTGAAACTAAAAAGAAGGTATTAAATGCAATTGAAGAATTAAATTATGAACCAAATTTAGTTGCCAAAAGTTTAAGGTCAAACAAATCAAATTTGGTTGCAATTATTGTGGCAGATATTAAAAATTCATACTATGTTAGTATAGCCAAGGAAATTGATAATCATCTTTTTAAAGAAGGATACAGCTTAATAACTTGCAGTACAGATGAATCTGTTGAGAAAGAAGAAGAAATTATTCGGTTGCTGCTCAGTCAACAAATTGATGCGATTGCAATATCTCCAAGTGATAGTGAAAAAACAAATTTAAATGAGCTTATCGAGAAAAATGTACCAATAGTATTAGTTGATAGAAAAGTAAGTAATGTGCCTATTTCGTATGTTGGAACAAATAACTTTAAAGAAGCGTACAATTTAACAGAGTACTTAATTAAAAAAGGCCATAGAAATATAGGAATTATTACTGGGAAATTAAATACCAGCACTGGTAAAGAGCGACTTGAAGGTTTTAAAAGAGCTATGAATGATCATGGTATAACCACTGAAAAGAAATGGATATTAAACGGTGATTTTGAAGAAAAGCAAGCATATGAAATATTTACCCATTTTCTAGAAAATAATAATGAATTACCGACCGCTTTGTTTAGCTGTAATAACTTAATGACAAAAGGTGCTATGTTTGCATTCAAAGAGCATAGTATTAAGATTCCAGAAGATATCTCATTAGTATCTTTTGGCGAAATGGAAAATCACGAATTTTTCGATACACAGATCACTTGTATTGAACAGGATACTAGTTATATAGGTGAAAAAGTTGCTGAAATATTATTATCACAACTAATAAACAAACAAGAATCAAAAAATGTGATTGTTGATAGTATACTCATAGAAGGAAACTCGGTAAGAGAAATCTAA
- a CDS encoding SIS domain-containing protein produces the protein MNINITDMLSEVMESEIKSIIEIKDNIDYAYVKAVEKIFYCKGKIIFLGVGKSGHIGRKLAATFASTGTPSFFVQATEAIHGDLGMIEKNDVVIAISNSGETKEVLSTLPSIKMIGASLISITGNNESTLAEASDVAIEVNVKGEADPHNLAPTNSSTATLVVGDALAITVSQMKGFNKEDFGLFHPGGSLGKQLMQAGLIRQ, from the coding sequence ATGAATATAAATATTACCGATATGCTTAGTGAAGTAATGGAGTCAGAAATTAAATCCATAATCGAAATAAAAGATAATATTGATTATGCATATGTGAAAGCAGTAGAAAAAATATTTTATTGTAAAGGAAAAATAATATTCCTTGGTGTTGGAAAATCCGGACATATAGGAAGAAAGTTAGCAGCGACATTTGCAAGTACTGGGACACCATCGTTTTTTGTTCAAGCAACAGAAGCTATTCATGGGGATCTGGGAATGATCGAAAAAAATGATGTTGTGATAGCTATTTCAAATAGTGGAGAAACAAAGGAAGTATTAAGTACACTTCCTTCTATAAAAATGATTGGTGCAAGCTTAATATCAATTACTGGAAATAACGAATCTACCTTAGCAGAAGCTAGTGATGTGGCTATAGAAGTTAATGTAAAAGGCGAAGCGGATCCACACAATCTTGCACCTACAAATAGTTCAACGGCAACATTAGTAGTTGGAGATGCTTTAGCGATTACAGTTTCACAAATGAAAGGCTTTAATAAAGAGGATTTCGGATTATTTCATCCAGGCGGAAGTTTAGGAAAACAATTAATGCAAGCAGGTTTAATCCGACAATAA
- the rbsK gene encoding ribokinase — MKKILIIGSFMTDLVVQTLKVPVEGETVIGKSFNRFTGGKGANQAVAAARLGGDVTMIGKLGEDDFGKEHIESLDKNNVNHQSVLFDSQTSSGVGNIQIDYNGNNRIVVVPGANLKLSERDIEKNENVIMDSDIIVLQLEIPMKTVYKSIDLANKHGKTIILNPAPAQLIKPEYRSKIDYFVPNETEASLLSNIEVNGLETAEQAAEILLEQGYKNVIITLGDKGVIFKNQDQFKYVEAHRVKAVDTTAAGDSFIGSFAYGLSKGMEIEQTLNIAVAASAITVTKLGAQPSLPEIKEVNEQLLVPQQ, encoded by the coding sequence ATGAAAAAGATACTAATTATCGGCAGCTTTATGACAGATTTAGTAGTGCAGACATTAAAAGTTCCAGTGGAAGGTGAAACAGTAATTGGAAAATCGTTTAATCGCTTTACGGGTGGTAAAGGAGCAAACCAGGCGGTAGCTGCGGCAAGACTAGGTGGAGATGTGACAATGATAGGTAAGTTAGGGGAGGATGACTTCGGCAAAGAACATATTGAATCATTGGATAAAAATAATGTTAATCATCAGTCAGTATTATTCGATTCTCAAACAAGCAGCGGAGTCGGCAATATCCAAATTGATTATAACGGAAACAATCGTATTGTTGTAGTACCTGGAGCTAATTTAAAACTTTCAGAGCGAGATATTGAAAAAAATGAAAACGTAATCATGGATTCAGATATTATAGTCTTGCAATTGGAAATTCCAATGAAAACAGTTTATAAGTCTATTGATCTTGCAAATAAACATGGAAAAACAATTATTCTAAACCCAGCACCAGCTCAATTAATAAAACCTGAATATAGAAGCAAAATTGATTACTTTGTTCCTAATGAAACAGAAGCAAGCCTTTTAAGCAATATTGAGGTAAATGGTCTGGAAACAGCAGAACAAGCTGCAGAGATATTGCTTGAGCAAGGTTATAAGAATGTCATTATCACGTTGGGAGATAAAGGGGTTATTTTTAAAAATCAAGACCAATTCAAATATGTGGAAGCACATCGTGTGAAAGCAGTCGACACTACTGCAGCTGGTGATTCATTTATTGGCAGCTTCGCTTACGGCTTATCAAAAGGTATGGAGATTGAACAAACCTTAAATATAGCAGTTGCTGCCTCAGCAATAACAGTTACAAAACTTGGTGCACAGCCTTCTTTGCCAGAGATTAAAGAAGTAAATGAACAATTGTTAGTTCCACAACAATAA